The Primulina tabacum isolate GXHZ01 chromosome 16, ASM2559414v2, whole genome shotgun sequence genome window below encodes:
- the LOC142528834 gene encoding glutamine synthetase cytosolic isozyme-like, with the protein MSLLNDLINLDLSGVTKKSIYEYIWIDGFGRLRSKARTLPGPVTDVSEIPKWNFDGSSTGQAPGADSEVLVYPQAIFPDPFRRGSHMLVMCDTYTPSGEPIPTNKRHRAAQIFSDPKVAAEVPWYGIEQEYTLLQKDVVWPLGWPLGGFPGPQGPYYCGIGAEKAFGRDVVDAHYKACLYAGINISGINGEVMPGQWEFQVGPSVGISAGDQIWVARYILERITEIAGVVLSLDPKPIQGDWNGAGAHTNYSTKTMREDGGYEVIKEAIRKLGLRHKEHIAAYGEGNERRLTGKHETASIDTFSWGVANRGASIRVGRETERDGKGYFEDRRPASNMDPYVVTSMVAETTILWQP; encoded by the exons ATGTCCCTTCTGAATGATCTCATCAATTTGGACCTCTCCGGAGTCACTAAAAAATCCATCTACGAGTATATATG GATTGATGGATTTGGGAGGCTCAGAAGCAAGGCTAGA ACTCTACCTGGTCCTGTTACTGATGTTTCAGAGATTCCGAAATGGAACTTTGACGGTTCAAGTACCGGTCAAGCCCCTGGCGCGGATAGTGAAGTTCTTGTTTA CCCTCAGGCGATTTTTCCGGATCCGTTCAGGAGAGGAAGCCACATGCTT GTCATGTGTGATACTTATACTCCATCTGGAGAACCTATTCCCACAAACAAGAGGCATCGAGCTGCTCAAATATTTAGTGATCCCAAGGTTGCTGCTGAGGTACCCTG GTACGGTATCGAGCAAGAATACACTTTGCTGCAGAAAGACGTGGTCTGGCCATTGGGCTGGCCCCTTGGAGGGTTCCCAGGACCACAG GGACCATACTATTGTGGGATTGGTGCTGAAAAAGCATTTGGCCGTGATGTTGTTGATGCTCATTACAAAGCATGTCTCTATGCTGGCATAAACATTAGTGGAATTAATGGAGAAGTGATGCCCGGGCAG TGGGAATTCCAAGTTGGGCCGTCTGTTGGTATCTCGGCAGGTGACCAAATATGGGTTGCTCGTTACATTCTCGAG CGGATTACTGAAATAGCTGGAGTCGTCCTCTCCCTGGATCCCAAGCCTATTCAG GGTGACTGGAATGGTGCCGGCGCTCATACAAATTACAG TACAAAGACCATGAGAGAGGATGGAGGCTATGAAGTCATTAAGGAGGCGATCCGTAAGCTTGGTTTAAGGCACAAGGAACACATTGCTGCCTATGGAGAAGGCAACGAACGTCGTCTTACAGGAAAACATGAGACAGCAAGCATAGACACATTCTCATGG GGTGTGGCGAACCGTGGAGCATCCATCAGGGTCGGAAGGGAGACCGAAAGGGATGGAAAAGGTTACTTTGAGGATCGCAGGCCTGCTTCGAACATGGATCCATACGTTGTCACGTCTATGGTCGCGGAAACAACCATCCTCTGGCAACCATAA